From the genome of Buchnera aphidicola (Therioaphis trifolii):
GGAATCCAAAAATTATTATTGTAGGTTATCCATTAAATATGGATGGATCAAAACAAAAAATTACTAAAAAAACCATTCTTTTTGCTAAAATATTAAAACAAAAATATTTAATTAATGTAGAATTACATGATGAAAGATTAACAACTATAGAATCTAAATCAATATTATATAAAAATAAAAAATATAAAAATATAAAAAAAAATATACATTCTTTATCAGCGGTATTAATATTAGAGAGTTGGTTAAATAAAAAATAAAAATAATAATTGTGAAATTTTGGATAATATTATGATTTTTATTCCCCCACTTAGTTTATATATTCATATACCATGGTGTTTAAAAAAATGTCCATATTGTGATTTTAATGCATATACATTAAAAAATCATGATTCACAAATCAATTATATTCAACATTTAATTCAAGATTTAAAAAATGATGTATCTATTATTAAAAAAAGAACTATAAAGACAATTTTTATAGGCGGAGGAACTCCAAGTATATTAAATAATTATTTAATAAAATACTTAATACAAAAAATAAAAACAATCGTATCTATTAAAAAAAATACAGAAATTACAATTGAAGTTAATCCTGAAAATATTACAATTGAAAAAATATTAAAATATCAAGAATCAGGTATTAATAGAATATCATTTGGAATACAAACTTTTAATAATAAATTATTAAAATTAATTGGAAGAAATCATACTTCAAAAAAAATCATTATATTATTAAATGAAATTAAAAAAAATATTAAAATCAATTTTAATATAGATTTAATATATGGATTACCTGAACAAACTTTAAAAAATTGTCTATCAGATTTAGAACAAGCAATTTTAATTAATCCAAATCATATTTCTTGGTATCAATTAAATATAGAAAAAAATACTGTATTTTATTACCAAAAACCAAATTTACCAAAAGATTCTATAATATGGAACATGTATAATCAAGGTAATAGTTTATTATTACAATCGCAATATCAAAGATATGAAATATCTTCATATTGTAAACACAATCAATTTTGTTTTCATAATTTAAATTATTGGAAATTTGGAGATTATATTGGTATAGGTTGTGGTTCACATAGTAAAATAACACAAAAAAATGGAAAAATAATAAGAATAATAAAAAAAAAAAGAATTTATGATTACTGTAATATAAGAAAAATATATATTGAAAAAAAATATCAAATTATTAATCAAGATAAACCATTTGAATATTTTATGAATATTTTTAGATTATTTCAACCAATACAAAAAAAATATTTTTATTTATATACAAATTTAAAAATAAAATATATAAAAAAAAATATTAAAAAAGCAATTTTAAAAGGATATATTTTAAAAAATAATAAATATTGGAAAATATCAAAAAAAGGCAAAAATTATTTAAATAATTTATTAGAATTATTTATAATAATATAAATAAAAAATATAAATTAAATTATTTTCTACACTGAAAAATTAAATTAAAAATATTTTTTTTATATAATCTTGCTTTTTTTTCAAAATAAGTCATTTTTTTTAAATTTGATGATATAAAATAATAAAAATGATCTGATAAATTGATAAAATTTTTTATTATATTAATATTATTTATAATATATTCATTATATAATTTACAATCAGTTATTATATGTAAAATTCCATTATTAATTAATTTTTTTGAAATTAATTTAATAAATTCTATATTTAAAATTCTTCGCTTATGATGTTTTTTTTTTGGCCATGGATCAGGAAAAAATAATTGAATAATTTGTATTGTATTATCTTGAATCATAAATTTTAATACTTCTGTTGCATCATGTAAAATAATCTTTAAATTATCAATATGTATTTTTGAGTGATGTATTTTATTAAAAATATTACTAATACCTGGTATATATACTTCAATACCTAAAATATTATATTTTTTATAATGTAAAGCATTATAAAGTAAATTTTCACCATTTCCAAAACCAATTTCTAATATTATAGGTGAATTTTTTTTATTAAATACATTATTCAAATTAATAAATCTATTCTCAAAATTTAAACCAAAATATGGCCAATAATTTTTTAAAATATTAATCATATTTTTTTTTATAGGTCGATTTCTACATGTAAAACTACGTACTCGACGTAAAAAAATACCTTGTTTATTATACTGTGGTATAATTACATTATTAGTAATAATATTTTTCATAATGATATATTAAATGAATATTATTAATTATAAAAAAATTTATTTTTTTAAATTAAAAAATATAAAATGATAATAAAATAAATAATATTAATATTATGCAAAATTGGAAATTTTCACAAATTATAATTAATTGGCAACATTATTTTGGAAGAAATAATTTACCTTGGCAAAAAAATAATAATCCATATTATATATGGATTTCAGAAATTATGTTACAACAAACACAAGTTAAAACTGTTATACCATATTTTAATAAATTTATTACTCAATTTAATAATATTAAATCTTTATCAAAATCTAATTTAAATAAAATATTATATTTATGGAGTGGATTAGGATATTATAATAGAGCTAATAATATTTATAAAACAGCAAAAATTATAATAAATAATTATAATGGAAATTTTCCTAATAATTTTAATAATTTAATAAAATTACCAGGAATTGGAAAAACTACAGCACATGCTATTTTATCATTATCATATAATTTTTCTTTTCCAATTTTAGATGGAAATGTAAAAAGAATATTAATACGTTTTTATAATTTAAAAATAGAAAATTCTAAAAAAAAAATTAATGAAAACAAATTATGGAAAATAATTAATCAAATTACTCCTATTCATAATGCTAAAAAATTTAATCAAGGTATGATGGATTTAGGAGCTTTAATATGTACATATAAAAAACCAAAATGTTATATTTGTCCTTTAAAAAATTCTTGTCAATATGATAATACAATTAATATTCAAAAAAATATAAAAAAAAATAAAATAAAAAAAAAAACAATTTTTTATATGATATTACAATATAAAAATTTTATTGTTTTTGAAAACAGAAAAAAAAGAATATGGAATAAGTTATTTTGTTTTCCTGAATTTAATAATTTAAAAGAAATGCAATATTGGTTATTAAAAAATAATATTTTTAATTTTAATTATAAAAAATATTTTTATAAAATACATAAATTAAGTCATTTAAAAATTAAAATGATTTTTATTAACATAAAAATAAAAAAAAAAATAAAAATTAATATCAATAAAAATAAATGTTGGTATAATTTAAAAAAAAAAATACATATTGGAATACCAAAACCAATATATGATATAATAATTCAATTACATAAATAATTATTTAAATATGAAAAAATAATATGAAATTTATTTTTTGTAAATATTTTAAAAAAAAATTAGAAGGTTTTGAAAAACCATTTTATCCTGGTGAAATAGGAAAAAAAATTTACAATAATATTTCTAAAAAAGCTTGGAAAATATGGATTCATGAACAAACAAAATTTATTAATGAAAATAATTTAAATATGATTAATCAAAAAGATAACAATAAAGTTGAACAATATATGATAAAATTTTTATTTAAAAAAAAATAAAAAAAATTATATAATTATTGAATATACATATTTTTTTAAATCTATTAATAAATTATATTTTTTAACATTATAACGATATATTTCTAATAATTGATTTAATTTTATAAAATATTCATTTAAATTACTTAAATTAAATATTTTTTTACGATAATTAAACCATATTTTTTTTTCATTTTCTTTTAATAAATTAGGAAAGTTTCTTGCTTTTAATCTGAAAAATATTTCTTCTAAATTTTTATTTAAAAAATTAACATTTATTTTTTTCCAAAAATTTATTTTAATAGTTTGTATTTTTTTCATAATATTTTTATCTTTTTCAGAAAAAAAAGAATGATATATTTTTAAATCAACATTATTTGTAATATTATTATAAGTATAATTTTTTAAAAATTTTTTAATTTTATTAAAAATTAATTTTTCTTTTTGTAAAATATCAATTTTTTTTAAAAATAAATCAAGATTTATATTTAATTTTGTTAATTTATTTTTATTAAAAAAATCAATTGGAACCAATATAGGACATTTATTTATTTTTAAAAAATTTATTCCTAATTTATATAATGTTTGAATATTAATATTATGAATTTTTGTTTTATATAAATATTTAATTAATAAATCAACATCCATATGTAAATTAAAAAATAATAAATTATTAGGATTATTAGAATCCCACAAAATAGGAAGAATACAAATTAAATTATTTTTTAATTTATTAAAAAAATTTACAATATAAATTAAAGGAATATAATTTTGAATATCAATTAAATTTTTAATATTTTTTTTTAATCTATATTTAAATAAAAAATCAAATAATTCAGGTTTTTTTTTTTTTATTAAACGAGCTAAATCAATAGTTGCATATACATCAGATAAAGCATCATGTGAATTGTGTTTAATATTATTAATTTTAGTTAAATCTTCTAATTTAAAACTTATATATCCTAATTTATTTTTTGGCCATAAAATATTATTAGGAGATAAAATATAACAAGCTTGGATAATTTGTATTAAATCCCATCTAGAATTACCATTTTTCCAACTCCAAGAATAAGGATCTAAAAAATTTCTATAAAAAATATTTCTTGTAATTTCATCATCAAATTTAATATTATTATAACCAATAATACACATATTATTAATATTTAAAATTTTAAATATTTTTTTAGAAAAAAAAAATTCATTCATACCATATTTTATGGTATATTGAGGTGTAATTCCAGTTAATAGAATTGATTCTGGATTAGGTAAATAATCATTAGAAGGATAACAATATAAACAAATTGGATCTTGAATAATATTTAAATCAAAATCAGTTTTTATACATGCAAATTGAGCAGGTTTATCTAAAGCAGGATGAATTCCAAATGTTTCATAATCATAAAATAAAAAACTAAAATTATTATTTTTTAAATTAATCACAATATTATATTTAAAAAAAATTAAAAAAATTATCTCCTCCGACTGGGCTCGAACCAGTGACATACGGATTAACAGTCCGCCGTTCTACCAACTGAACTACAGAGGATTATATATTTATATATTACCATGTAAAAATAATTTTGTCAAAAACTTTTAATTATATTATAATAAATATATAATATAATAAATTAAAATATTATAATATTTTTTAAATAGGCCCTTTAGCTCAGTGGTAGAGCACGCGACTCATAATCGCTTGGTCGCTGGTTCAAATCCAGCAAGGGCCAATTTTATAATTAAATAATTTTTTAATAAAATTAATTAAGTTACTAAAAAATATATTATAAATTAGTTAATTATTATATATATATTAAAAAATATAAAATTATATATTATATTATATCTTTATAAAAATAAAGATGTATTATAAATAATACATCTTTTTAATTACATTCTTTAATAATATATTATATTATATAAATTATAATTAACGAGAAAGTATTTTAATTGCTATATAACATGATACTTCTTTATGAGGTTGAAATATAATATTATAATTGCCTAAATTACGAATTAACCCATCTCTAATTATTAATTCATTTTTTTTAATTTTAATTCCTAATCCAGTAATTGCATTTAAAATTTCTTTTAATCCAATTGATCCAAATAATTTTCCTTTTTTACTTGCTTTTGAAAAAATAACAATTGGAGTTTTTTCTTTAATTTTTCTAATTCTTAAATATGAATTTTTAATTTTTATAATTTCTTTAATTTGAACATCTTGTTTTTTATTTTGTAAATTTTGAATATTTTCTTTATTTGCAAATAATGCCATACCATATGGTATGAGATAATTTCTAGCATATCCTGATTTTACTGTAATAATATTTCCAAATTTACCTAAATTTTGAATATCTTTTAATAAAATAATTTTCATTTTTACCTTTTTTCTTATTTTTTTTATAAAATTATATTAACGATGTTGATCAGTATAAGAAATTAATGCAAGATATCGAGCACGTTTTATAGCTCGAGATAATTGTTTTTGATATTTTGAACATGTTCCTGTTATTCTACTAGGAACAATTTTACTATTTTCAGTAATATAATTTTTTAAAATAGATATATCTTTATAATCAATATGAGTAATTTTTTCTGCTGTAAATCTACAAAATTTTCTTCTTCGAAAATATCGAATCATATTTTTTCCTTAAAAATTATATATTTAAAAATTAAATAATAAAAAAATTTAATTATTTTAATATTTTTTTATCATCTTTCATCTTTAAGATTGGTGATGAAATTTGAATTTTATCTTTTTTATGAATAATTAAATTACGAATAATAAGATTATTAAAACGAAATTTTTCTTTTAATTGTATAATAATATTAGGAGATAATTCAATATTCATTAATATATAATATGCTTTACGTAATTTTTTAATAGAATATGCTAATTGTCTTCTTCCCCAATCTTCAAAACGATGTATTAATCCTTTATTCTTTGTAATAAACATTTTATATTCATTAATAATTTTCATTAATTGCTCTGATGTTTGATCAGGATGTATCATAAGTACAATTTCATAATGACGCATGAAAATAAAATTCCTTATAAATTATT
Proteins encoded in this window:
- the ruvX gene encoding Holliday junction resolvase RuvX; this translates as MMILSFDFGTKKIGVAIGQKITCTANILNTINVKNGIPNWNQISHLIIYWNPKIIIVGYPLNMDGSKQKITKKTILFAKILKQKYLINVELHDERLTTIESKSILYKNKKYKNIKKNIHSLSAVLILESWLNKK
- the hemW gene encoding radical SAM family heme chaperone HemW, which gives rise to MIFIPPLSLYIHIPWCLKKCPYCDFNAYTLKNHDSQINYIQHLIQDLKNDVSIIKKRTIKTIFIGGGTPSILNNYLIKYLIQKIKTIVSIKKNTEITIEVNPENITIEKILKYQESGINRISFGIQTFNNKLLKLIGRNHTSKKIIILLNEIKKNIKINFNIDLIYGLPEQTLKNCLSDLEQAILINPNHISWYQLNIEKNTVFYYQKPNLPKDSIIWNMYNQGNSLLLQSQYQRYEISSYCKHNQFCFHNLNYWKFGDYIGIGCGSHSKITQKNGKIIRIIKKKRIYDYCNIRKIYIEKKYQIINQDKPFEYFMNIFRLFQPIQKKYFYLYTNLKIKYIKKNIKKAILKGYILKNNKYWKISKKGKNYLNNLLELFIII
- the trmB gene encoding tRNA (guanosine(46)-N7)-methyltransferase TrmB; the protein is MKNIITNNVIIPQYNKQGIFLRRVRSFTCRNRPIKKNMINILKNYWPYFGLNFENRFINLNNVFNKKNSPIILEIGFGNGENLLYNALHYKKYNILGIEVYIPGISNIFNKIHHSKIHIDNLKIILHDATEVLKFMIQDNTIQIIQLFFPDPWPKKKHHKRRILNIEFIKLISKKLINNGILHIITDCKLYNEYIINNINIIKNFINLSDHFYYFISSNLKKMTYFEKKARLYKKNIFNLIFQCRK
- the mutY gene encoding A/G-specific adenine glycosylase; its protein translation is MQNWKFSQIIINWQHYFGRNNLPWQKNNNPYYIWISEIMLQQTQVKTVIPYFNKFITQFNNIKSLSKSNLNKILYLWSGLGYYNRANNIYKTAKIIINNYNGNFPNNFNNLIKLPGIGKTTAHAILSLSYNFSFPILDGNVKRILIRFYNLKIENSKKKINENKLWKIINQITPIHNAKKFNQGMMDLGALICTYKKPKCYICPLKNSCQYDNTINIQKNIKKNKIKKKTIFYMILQYKNFIVFENRKKRIWNKLFCFPEFNNLKEMQYWLLKNNIFNFNYKKYFYKIHKLSHLKIKMIFINIKIKKKIKININKNKCWYNLKKKIHIGIPKPIYDIIIQLHK
- a CDS encoding oxidative damage protection protein, whose protein sequence is MKFIFCKYFKKKLEGFEKPFYPGEIGKKIYNNISKKAWKIWIHEQTKFINENNLNMINQKDNNKVEQYMIKFLFKKK
- the sbcB gene encoding exodeoxyribonuclease I encodes the protein MSLVRAQSEEIIFLIFFKYNIVINLKNNNFSFLFYDYETFGIHPALDKPAQFACIKTDFDLNIIQDPICLYCYPSNDYLPNPESILLTGITPQYTIKYGMNEFFFSKKIFKILNINNMCIIGYNNIKFDDEITRNIFYRNFLDPYSWSWKNGNSRWDLIQIIQACYILSPNNILWPKNKLGYISFKLEDLTKINNIKHNSHDALSDVYATIDLARLIKKKKPELFDFLFKYRLKKNIKNLIDIQNYIPLIYIVNFFNKLKNNLICILPILWDSNNPNNLLFFNLHMDVDLLIKYLYKTKIHNINIQTLYKLGINFLKINKCPILVPIDFFNKNKLTKLNINLDLFLKKIDILQKEKLIFNKIKKFLKNYTYNNITNNVDLKIYHSFFSEKDKNIMKKIQTIKINFWKKINVNFLNKNLEEIFFRLKARNFPNLLKENEKKIWFNYRKKIFNLSNLNEYFIKLNQLLEIYRYNVKKYNLLIDLKKYVYSIII
- the rplI gene encoding 50S ribosomal protein L9, producing the protein MKIILLKDIQNLGKFGNIITVKSGYARNYLIPYGMALFANKENIQNLQNKKQDVQIKEIIKIKNSYLRIRKIKEKTPIVIFSKASKKGKLFGSIGLKEILNAITGLGIKIKKNELIIRDGLIRNLGNYNIIFQPHKEVSCYIAIKILSR
- the rpsR gene encoding 30S ribosomal protein S18 — protein: MIRYFRRRKFCRFTAEKITHIDYKDISILKNYITENSKIVPSRITGTCSKYQKQLSRAIKRARYLALISYTDQHR
- the rpsF gene encoding 30S ribosomal protein S6; translated protein: MRHYEIVLMIHPDQTSEQLMKIINEYKMFITKNKGLIHRFEDWGRRQLAYSIKKLRKAYYILMNIELSPNIIIQLKEKFRFNNLIIRNLIIHKKDKIQISSPILKMKDDKKILK